In one Staphylococcus lutrae genomic region, the following are encoded:
- a CDS encoding MDR family MFS transporter, producing METQKHSKMIMAVFLIGAFFMILNETLLNIALQTLMQYFDISRTTVQWMASGFMMIMGIVSPLSALIIQWFTTRRLFLGLLIIFMIGSLISGFAMNFPMLLTGRMIQAIGTGLMIPLIMNAMLLLFDESVRGKVMGTFGLIIMFAPALGPTLSGVIVDYMGWRWLFFIVIPFMLFAFVFGFVFLKNVGEVTKPKIDVVSIMLSTVGITGLIYSVSRVSAVQGGILNWGIAIPLIVGLVCIVAFIRRQLILEEPILDFRVLQFHNFRKGMIIFVIIMMSMFASEIVMPMYLQGPMGFSAKVAGLILLPGALLNGFLSPFMGGLFDKFGPRKLVIPGMLLLLGVAIFYTTVHPGLPVYIFVLAYIVLMIGTAAIMMPVSTNGLNALPQDKYPHGTAIFNVLQPIAGATGIAIFVGIVSGVQNRVLEKYVHITQDIRNQAMTSGMHSAYIFAVVLLIIGLILAFRLTNASQEKRQQNATQDDL from the coding sequence ATGGAAACTCAGAAACATTCAAAAATGATTATGGCTGTATTTTTAATTGGGGCTTTTTTCATGATTTTAAATGAAACATTGTTAAATATTGCTTTGCAAACATTGATGCAATATTTTGATATTTCACGTACAACAGTGCAATGGATGGCAAGTGGTTTTATGATGATTATGGGCATTGTATCACCACTTTCTGCATTGATTATTCAATGGTTTACAACGAGACGTTTATTTTTAGGCTTACTCATTATTTTTATGATAGGTTCTTTAATTTCTGGTTTTGCCATGAACTTTCCAATGTTACTCACAGGACGTATGATTCAGGCGATTGGCACAGGTTTAATGATTCCATTAATCATGAATGCGATGTTACTTTTGTTTGATGAATCGGTGAGAGGAAAAGTGATGGGGACATTTGGTCTTATCATTATGTTTGCGCCCGCGTTAGGTCCCACTTTATCAGGTGTCATTGTTGATTATATGGGCTGGCGTTGGTTATTTTTTATTGTTATTCCATTTATGCTTTTTGCATTTGTATTTGGTTTCGTTTTCTTGAAAAATGTTGGAGAAGTGACAAAACCAAAAATAGATGTCGTCTCCATTATGTTATCCACAGTCGGAATTACCGGTTTGATTTATAGTGTGTCGAGAGTAAGTGCTGTGCAAGGAGGCATTCTCAACTGGGGAATTGCGATACCGCTTATTGTCGGCTTAGTATGTATTGTTGCTTTTATTCGTCGTCAGTTGATTTTGGAAGAACCTATTTTGGATTTTCGTGTTTTACAATTTCACAATTTCCGTAAAGGTATGATTATTTTTGTGATCATTATGATGAGTATGTTTGCATCTGAAATTGTGATGCCCATGTATTTACAAGGACCAATGGGTTTTTCAGCTAAAGTGGCTGGATTGATTTTATTACCAGGTGCGTTACTGAATGGTTTTCTGTCACCTTTTATGGGAGGATTGTTTGATAAATTTGGTCCACGAAAATTAGTCATACCAGGTATGTTATTATTGCTCGGTGTCGCGATTTTTTATACGACAGTACATCCGGGTTTACCTGTTTATATTTTTGTCCTCGCTTATATTGTATTAATGATTGGTACGGCTGCAATTATGATGCCTGTAAGTACCAATGGTTTAAACGCTTTACCACAGGATAAATATCCACATGGAACGGCTATTTTTAATGTGTTACAGCCTATTGCAGGAGCGACAGGCATTGCGATATTTGTCGGTATCGTATCAGGGGTTCAAAATAGAGTGTTGGAGAAATATGTGCATATTACACAAGATATTCGCAATCAAGCCATGACATCCGGGATGCATAGTGCATATATTTTTGCAGTGGTATTATTGATCATTGGATTAATTTTAGCATTTAGATTGACAAACGCTTCGCAAGAAAAGCGTCAACAAAATGCAACACAAGATGATTTGTAG